The nucleotide sequence CCGAGCCACCCGAGCCCCATCGTAAGAGGAACTCCGATTGACCCGTTAATCTAATTCTGTTAAGCCAAGTGTCTCGGTGAGGCAAGATGTGATGCGAAAATTTTCGAGTTCTGCGGTGTAACTTCATGATTGTCGAGCAGTACCAGTTGTTAATCGCCGACGACGATGACGCCTTTCGTAGCACTCTTTGCGAAATCTTCGAACCATTCTTTCGCCTGATCGAAGCAGAATCCGGGGAAGAAGCACTTGAACGAGCGGCCCACGAAAAAGTGCATCTGGCCCTCTTTGACATGCACATGCAATGTCTGACCGGACTGGAAGCACTGCGCCGCCTGAAAGAGATTCATACTCTCGCACCTTGTATCCTGATTACCGGCGACTACTCGGCGGAACTTTGTGATCACGCAGCAGAGGCACAGGCGTTCTCTGTCCTGAAAAAGCCGACGACGAAAAAAGAACTGGTCAGGACCGTGGCGACGGCAGTCGCAACCACCTACCACGATAACGAGCTGACCCATCAACTTCTGAGCACATGATGTCAGGCATCGGGGAAATCCACTGAGAATCCGCCAGGCATCGGGGTCCGATACAGATGCTGAGTGAGCGATCTGGACAAGCTCTAACGACCTGTCGGTCGAATTCCGAAGGCCGCTGGAAATGTTTTAAGTAACTCATTGTTCCCGCATGCGGATCAGCTAGACTATTCGCGTGTCCGATGGATTGAGTTACTCCATATACTTCGGTCGGTTTCACTGGCTTGTTTCATGCGGTGACGTCATGCCCACACTGACACCGTTGCGGTTCGGCTATAACTTTGGCAATCACGAGCTGCCGCCTGAGTTCGCTTATCCACCCCTGATCGAAACCTGGTTAGGGGTCGATTTCGCACCGCCCGCCAGTTTGCTCGACGTTTCCGCCGGGGAATGGCGTCAACGACTCGGACCGGAATGGCCTGCGGCCTGGCAATCGATCGGCCCTGCCGAGCGTCACGCCCCCGGCCGACCCGAAATCGAGCAGCAACTTCGGAATGTCATGGGCGACCGGGCGATCCGCTTCCATGAGAACGGATTCTGCTTCGGCTGGCTCGGCTACGAAGGGAACCTTTATGCACGCTACGAAGCGATCCGTGACGGCTTCGTGGCAACGCTCGACAGCGTTCAGGATGTCATGCCGAAACTGGGCCAGCCCCACCGCTGGAACGTGACTTACGTCAACCGGATTCCGCAAGGCTCTGTCTGGTCAAGTCCCGCAGACTGGTCATTCTTTCGCCTCTGGCAACCGAATCCCCTGAAGAAGCTGAAAATCGAGCCCGAAGGTTTCGTCGGCCAGTGGCAATTTCCTCTCGACGCGGAACGAGGGACCCTCTGCATCGAACTGACACACGAACCGATCGTCGACTCGGGATCCGAACTCGAATACCTCTGGTTAAGACTGACCGCATCCGGCGTGATCGAGTCACACGAAGCCGCCTTGTTCGATGGACTCGACTACGGCCGGGAAATCTGCGTTCGCGCCTTTAACGAACTCGTCACGACCGACGCGAAACAGTTCTGGGGCGAACGCGAACTTCCGACAAAACGAGACCTTCCTTCGAAGAAGTAACGCGGACAGGGCCTGTCGCGTTAATCCCTTCCTATGGGACCCGTCAGAGTGTCAGGCTGCGTCACGCGGACTTCGACTGCTGGCACCTGATCCATGGCCACCAGGAATTCTTGAGGGTTTGCCTCTGGGACAGAACCGTCAACGAGGCGGTGCCATTTTGGGGTGCGGAATAGCGCACTGCACGACCGAGGACGATCATACAGTGGCATACGACTTTGATTCGTGCCAGAAATCTAGTCGCGCACGCTCAGACCTTTCAGGCCACAGGCCTTGCGGACGCGTTCGAGAACTTCTTTCCCCTTCGCGCGGGCTTTCTTGGCGCCAGCCCGCAGCACGTCCTCAACATAGTCCGGGTCAGCAACAAGCTCGGCCCGCTTCGTTCGTGCCGCACTGAAGTACTTCATCGATGCATCGAACACGGCTTGTTTCGCTTCCCCGTACCCCATACCGCCAGCCCGGTATTTCTGAGCCAGCGCTGCCTGCTCTTCAGCAGTGGCGAAAAGCTGATAGAGCGCAAAGACAGAACAGTGATCAGGATCTTTGGGAGCTTCGAGCGGAAGCGAGTCCGTTTTGATCGACATGATCTTTTTCCGCAGCGGCTTTTCGGCATCGAAGATCTCGATCGTGTTGCCGTAGCTTTTGGACATTTTTTCGCCGTCCGTCCCGGGCACTTTCGCCCCTTCCTTCAGCACGCGGGCTGTTGGCAGATGGAGCGTCTCGGCTCCATAAATGCTGTTGAATCGCTGAGCAATGTCACGCGTTACTTCCAGATGCTGGACCTGATCCGCCCCTACCGGCACCACGTCACTGTCGTACAGCAGAATGTCGGCAGCCATCAGAACGGGGTAGGTGAAAAGACCCGCGTCAGCCGCGATCCCTTTCGCGGCCTTGTCTTTGAACGAGGTGCATTTCTCCAGCAGGCTGAACTGAGTAATACTCATCAGCAGCCACATCAGTTCCGTCACTTCCGGAACATCAGATTGCCTAAAGAGCGACGCCTGGCTCGGATCGAGCCCCAGCGCCAGCAGGTCCAGGGCCGCATCATTCACGTTCTGCTCAAGCACCTTGGCGTCGCGGACGGTTGTCAACGCATGCAGGTCGGCAATGAAGTAGAACGACTGTTCGTTCCCCTGAAGCGCTATGTATTGCTGGATCGCGCCGAAATAGTTACCCCAATGAAATCGACCGGTCGGCTGGATACCTGACAAAACACGCATGAAACACCAGTTTGTTCGAAACGAAATTAACGACGATTTGATCGCGACACGGCTGCACAACCCCTGTGCCACGGCATAAAGATATCAAATTGCCGACCTGATTAGCCATCATCGTGAACCGGCAGCCACCGCGAATCGCCCAATGCAGTCAGGGGAACGGCGCGATTCCCTGCCCGTCAGATTCCCGAACGTGCGTTCATGGTCGCACAGACGAGAACCCGACATCAGCCCATCAATGGGCAGCGAAACCACTTCAGGTCTTGAAGGCTCCCCTGCTCCGACAGCGTTTACCTCCGGCGGTCACAGTTGTTTGACATTTGGCAATCACGTAAAGTTCGCGCAGGGCTTCTGCGCCAGCCTGGGATGATGGACCGCCAATGGCGTGTGAGTTAAGGAACGACTGCATGACTGTTTTGTTGCGCCACCAAGCGCTGCTCGCCCTGATGGCGGTCGTGATCTTCTTCACCAATCTTGGCAGTTACGCCCTCTTCAACGAAGACGAGCCCAAGAACGCCAGTTGCGGGGCTGAAATGTTTCGGCGTGGGGATGTCATCGTCCCGACCTTTAACGAAGCATTGCGAACCGACAAGCCAATCCTGATCTACTGGCTGATGCTGACTTCGTACAAGTTCTTCGGGATCTCCGAGTTTTCGGCCCGATTCGCATCGGCCCTGTTGTCGGTCGGTACGACACTTCTGACCTACCACCTGGGCCGCAAGCTCTACTCTGCCGAAATCGGAATTCTGGCCAGTTGCATTCTCTGCACCTGCCTGCTGTTCACGGCGGTCGGTCGTGCGGTTACCCCCGACGCGACATTGATTTTCTTTGTGACGCTCACCTTCACCTGCTATGTCTGGGTCGTCGCCCGGCAGCGCGGGGGCAACTTCAGCGGCGACAGTGCTGCGGAAACCGATTCCGAAGAAGACGCCGATGAGGCCCCATCCGAACTGAACCAGACAGCTCTCGCCGAGAGCGACTCGAACGCGGCCTCGACCGTACAGCAACCGGACACACTGCTGCCATCCGACTGGAAGTGGGCCGCCCCTCTGTTCGCAGCCATGGGTTTCGCCGTGCTCGCCAAGGGACCGGTGGGGGTTGTCCTTCCCAGTGGGATCCTGATCCTTTTTCTGCTGATTTCGTGGCGCGAACGGGATATCGAAAGTGAAGTCCTGACGGCTCCGACGGGCCCCTGGTGGAAACGCTGGTGGCGTATCGCCCTCCAGACATTGCGCCCCCGACAAATCCTGCAGACACTTCGTGGAATGCACTTCCTGATCGGGCTCGGCATCGTCATAGCCA is from Schlesneria sp. DSM 10557 and encodes:
- a CDS encoding response regulator, producing MIVEQYQLLIADDDDAFRSTLCEIFEPFFRLIEAESGEEALERAAHEKVHLALFDMHMQCLTGLEALRRLKEIHTLAPCILITGDYSAELCDHAAEAQAFSVLKKPTTKKELVRTVATAVATTYHDNELTHQLLST
- the trpS gene encoding tryptophan--tRNA ligase is translated as MRVLSGIQPTGRFHWGNYFGAIQQYIALQGNEQSFYFIADLHALTTVRDAKVLEQNVNDAALDLLALGLDPSQASLFRQSDVPEVTELMWLLMSITQFSLLEKCTSFKDKAAKGIAADAGLFTYPVLMAADILLYDSDVVPVGADQVQHLEVTRDIAQRFNSIYGAETLHLPTARVLKEGAKVPGTDGEKMSKSYGNTIEIFDAEKPLRKKIMSIKTDSLPLEAPKDPDHCSVFALYQLFATAEEQAALAQKYRAGGMGYGEAKQAVFDASMKYFSAARTKRAELVADPDYVEDVLRAGAKKARAKGKEVLERVRKACGLKGLSVRD